Proteins co-encoded in one Dasypus novemcinctus isolate mDasNov1 chromosome 6, mDasNov1.1.hap2, whole genome shotgun sequence genomic window:
- the LOC101430474 gene encoding olfactory receptor 13A1-like: MAMRNQTLVTEFILQGFSERPHLRVLFFILFLSLYTMALCGNSLIVGAISFSPGLHTPMYFFLVNLAVLDVFCACSVLPKLLEILVAEKRTISFRGCIIQMFFQTWSVSAELLLFTAMAYDRYMAICHPLHYGSMVSHRVCAALAGAVWGISILGAGVDTCLVLRLNFCGPNVIDHFFCEMPPVLLLSCSSTYLNNIMVIIADIFYAVLNFLLTIVSYSFIISTILKIRTAEGKQRAFSTCSSHLIVVTMYYTTVIYTYLTPGSSYSPEVGKIMAVLYATVSPTLNPLIYTLRNKDVKAALTKVFTFLAKKL; the protein is encoded by the coding sequence ATGGCCATGAGAAACCAGACCCTGGTGACAGAATTCATTCTGCAGGGGTTCTCAGAAAGACCACACCTCCGGGTTCTCTTCTtcatcctcttcctctccctctacACCATGGCCCTCTGTGGCAACTCCCTCATCGTGGGAGCCATCAGCTTCAGCCCTGGGTtgcacacacccatgtactttttcctggTAAACTTGGCTGTGCTTGATGTGTTCTGTGCATGCAGTGTTTTGCCTAAGCTGCTTGAGATTCTGGTAgcagaaaagagaaccatctccTTCAGGGGCTGCATTATCCAGATGTTCTTCCAGACATGGTCTGTTTCAGCAGAGTTGCTTCTTTTCACTGCCATGGCCTATGATCGCTACATGGCCATCTGCCATCCCCTGCACTATGGCTCCATGGTGAGCCATCGAGTGTGTGCAGCTCTGGCAGGAGCCGTGTGGGGCATCAGCATACTTGGTGCTGGAGTCGATACCTGTCTGGTGTTACGGCTGAACTTCTGTGGGCCCAATGTGATAGATCACTTTTTCTGTGAGATGCCCCCAGTGTTGCTCCTCTCCTGCTCTTCCACATACTTGAACAATATCATGGTAATAATTGCTGATATCTTCTATGCTGTGTTGAATTTTCTCCTCACCATTGTGTCCTACAGCTTCATAATTTCCACCATCCTGAAGATTCGTACAGCTGAGGGAAAGCAGCGAGCCTTCTCCACTTGTTCCTCCCACCTCATTGTGGTCACCATGTACTACACCACTGTCATCTACACTTACCTGACCCCAGGCTCCAGCTACTCCCCTGAAGTGGGCAAGATCATGGCTGTGCTTTATGCCACAGTGAGCCCCACCTTAAACCCTCTCATCTACACACTAAGGAATAAGGATGTCAAGGCTGCTCTCACTAAAGTCTTTACATTTTTAGCCAAGAAGCTGTAA